In the genome of Sandaracinaceae bacterium, the window GACCTAGGTCGCGGGTTCCCGGCGGCGGTACGAATCCCTCCCGGGTCCTCGAAGAACTGGGGGCCCTAGGTACTCACCGCCGGGAGCTCGCTGGGCCAGGCCAACAACCTGACCGTCCAGCAAGTGTACAGGGGGCCCCATTGGCGCTTTGCCCAATGGGGGGAGGGCCTGCGTTCAGGCCCTCCAAGCAGACAAGGCGGCCAGCTTTCGCGACGCGAAAGCGCGAGCCGCTGGGCACCCCGCGCCCCGCGCTGGGGTCGGCGACAGCCCGCGGGGAGCGCGCGACCCGCCGTAGTCGGGAGGGGGGCCCATTGGCGCTTTGCCCAATGGGGGGAGGGCCTGCGTTCAGGCCCTCCGAAGAAAGAAAGCGGGCCCCATTGGGGCCTGCGTCCAGGCCCTCCAGAAAACTCAGTGCCCCGCGTCCGCCAGCGTCTTGAGGAAGGCGCGCTCGAGCGTCTGGACCAGCGGCGCGAGGTGGCGCAGCTGGTGGCCGCCGTCGAGCGCGAGCTTCAGCACGTACGTCGCGTCCTGCTCCTTCGGGACCTTCACCTCGAGGGTGGAGCCCGAACGCTCGACGATGCACGAGCCGAGCTCGAGGGTCTTCTTCAGCTTCTTGAGGCTGCCCTTCGCGCGGACCTCGTAGACGTTCTGGTCGGGGCGGACGAGGGGCTCGATGTCGCCCGAGTAGAGGACCTCGCCGCCCGCGATGACCAGGACCTGGTCGCACGTCTTCTCGACGTCCGGGAGGATGTGCGTCGACAGGAGCACGCTGGCGCCGGTGCGGGCCGGGATGTCGAGGATGAGCGCGAGCATCTCCTCGCGGCCGCGCGGGTCGAGGCCGCTCGTGGGCTCGTCGAGCAGCAGCAGCTTGGGGTCGCCGACGAGCGCCTGCGCGAGGCGTGCGCGCTGCCGCATGCCGGTGGAGAAGGAGCCGAGGCGGCGGTAGCGCGCCTCGCCGAGCCCGACGTAGTGCAGCACCTGGTGCGAGCGCGCGATCGCCTCCGCCCTCGGGAGGCCGCAGAGCTCGGCCGCGAGGGTGGTGAACTGGAGCGCGGTCAGCTCGGGCAGGACCGAGTCGCCCTCGGGCATGTAGCCGACCAGCGCGCGCACGCCGAAGGGGTCGCGCGTGACGTCCTTGTCGAAGACCTTCACCGTGCCGTGGTCGTGCTGGACCAGGCCGAGCAGGGTCTTGAGGAGCGTGCTCTTGCCCGCGCCGTTGGGCCCGAGCAGGCCGATGCGACCCGGCTCCACGCTCAGGTCGATGTCCTTCAGCGCACGGAGCTCGCCGTACCGCTTCTCGACTCCCGTCAGCTCGAACAGCGCCACGGCGCGCACGCTACGATGCCCGCTGGGGCCGAGCAAGTCAGTCGGGCGTGTAGATGTAGGCCGGGTCCTGGAAGACGCAGATGCGGTTCCGGCCCGCCTCTTTCGCGCGATAGAGCGCGCGATCGGCCGCCTTCACGAGGCCGTCTCGGCTCGTGACCCCGCGGCTCGGGTAGAGCGCGACGCCGAGCGAGACGTGAATGGGCTCGGTCCGGCCCTCGACGGTCTCGAAGGGCCGCGAGCCGATCGAGCGCCACACGCGGTCGGCCACGGTGAGCGCGCCCGCGAGGTGGGTGCTCGGCAGCACGAGCAGGAACTCCTCGCCGCCGTAGCGCGCCACGACGTCGACCTCGCGGACCGCTTCGGTGAGCCGGTGCGCGACGAGCTGCAGCACGCGGTCGCCCACGTCGTGCCCGAAGCGATCGTTGAAGCTCTTGAAGTGGTCGATGTCCAGCATCGCGCAGCTGAGCGGCTCGCGATAACGCTCGGCGCGCTTGAACTCCTCGTTGAGCCGCGACTGGAGGTACCGGTAGTTGTAGAGGCCCGTCAGCTCGTCGCGGATGGCGAGCTTCTCGAGGCGATCGCGCGCCTCGTTCACGTCGTCGTGCATCTGCTTGATGCGGACCATGTTGGAGACGCGGGCGAGCAGCTCGCGCTCGTCGAAGGGCTTGCAGATGTAGTCGTCGGCGCCGATGCGCAGCCCCTCGACGCGGCTGTCGGTGTCGGTGCGCGCGGTCAGGAGCATCACGGGCAGGAAGCCGCCGTGGCGCTGAGGGTTGGCTTTCAGCGTGCGACACGCGTCGATGCCGCTCAGCCCGCCCTCCATGACCACGTCCAGGAGCGCGAGCTTCACGCCGGGCTTGCGGCACTCCTCGAGGGCGCGCTGGCCGCTGTCGACCGCGAGGACCTCGAAGCCGTTGCCGCGCAGCAAGCCCGCCACGTACTCACGGGTCACGCGGTCGTCGTCCGCGACGACGATCTTCGCGGCCTTGGGTGAGTCGGACTGCATTCCCCCCGCATTCTACGAGGCGGGTCGCCGGATGGCGAGCGGACAGCTCGCCAGTGAACGCGAGACGCAGACCGGGTACGCTCGCGGCGGTGAGCCTCCTCGACCGCGCGGCGCGCTTCATCGACGACGTCCTGCTCTTGCCAGAGGACGTGCGCGAGGTGATCGAGGTCGCCGAAGAGGCGCTCGAGGCGGGCGACGCCGAGCGCGCGGAGCGGCTGCTCCGCGAGGTGCT includes:
- a CDS encoding ABC transporter ATP-binding protein, whose protein sequence is MALFELTGVEKRYGELRALKDIDLSVEPGRIGLLGPNGAGKSTLLKTLLGLVQHDHGTVKVFDKDVTRDPFGVRALVGYMPEGDSVLPELTALQFTTLAAELCGLPRAEAIARSHQVLHYVGLGEARYRRLGSFSTGMRQRARLAQALVGDPKLLLLDEPTSGLDPRGREEMLALILDIPARTGASVLLSTHILPDVEKTCDQVLVIAGGEVLYSGDIEPLVRPDQNVYEVRAKGSLKKLKKTLELGSCIVERSGSTLEVKVPKEQDATYVLKLALDGGHQLRHLAPLVQTLERAFLKTLADAGH
- a CDS encoding diguanylate cyclase, with translation MQSDSPKAAKIVVADDDRVTREYVAGLLRGNGFEVLAVDSGQRALEECRKPGVKLALLDVVMEGGLSGIDACRTLKANPQRHGGFLPVMLLTARTDTDSRVEGLRIGADDYICKPFDERELLARVSNMVRIKQMHDDVNEARDRLEKLAIRDELTGLYNYRYLQSRLNEEFKRAERYREPLSCAMLDIDHFKSFNDRFGHDVGDRVLQLVAHRLTEAVREVDVVARYGGEEFLLVLPSTHLAGALTVADRVWRSIGSRPFETVEGRTEPIHVSLGVALYPSRGVTSRDGLVKAADRALYRAKEAGRNRICVFQDPAYIYTPD